In a genomic window of Halobiforma lacisalsi AJ5:
- a CDS encoding DUF547 domain-containing protein, which produces MSTQLDPLSLAGDLLYAVKTEGEPEGGLGTATGADTRPGGAAEARYEGDVAHLRERLATLGRSRLTRELSTRERKLSFWLNCYNAYAQLRLEEEPDVLEGGLLERWKFFCRDRVPVAGAWLSLNDIEHGLLRSSKHPWGLGYLPRPFPSSFEREFRLEQCDPRIHFALCRGAENSPPIAIYSPDDVDEHLDIAIEWFLEENAEYDPDANRVTIPRFFRRYRGDFGGKRGIVEFLRRYNAIPGDATPSIECEASARAPDFDIEVDRDELHELRR; this is translated from the coding sequence ATGTCCACCCAGCTCGATCCCCTCTCGCTGGCCGGTGATCTGCTCTATGCGGTCAAGACGGAGGGCGAACCCGAAGGCGGCCTCGGAACGGCCACGGGCGCCGACACCAGACCGGGAGGCGCCGCCGAGGCCCGGTACGAGGGCGACGTCGCTCATCTCCGGGAGCGGCTCGCGACCCTCGGGCGCTCTCGACTGACTCGAGAACTCTCCACACGCGAACGCAAACTCTCGTTCTGGCTCAACTGTTACAACGCCTACGCACAACTCCGACTCGAGGAGGAACCCGACGTGCTCGAGGGCGGATTGCTCGAGCGATGGAAGTTCTTCTGCCGGGACCGTGTGCCGGTCGCCGGTGCCTGGTTGAGTCTCAACGACATCGAACACGGGCTCTTGCGCAGTTCGAAACACCCGTGGGGGCTCGGTTACCTCCCGCGTCCGTTCCCGTCGTCGTTCGAGCGGGAGTTTCGCCTCGAGCAGTGCGACCCGCGGATCCACTTCGCGCTGTGTCGAGGCGCGGAGAACAGCCCGCCGATCGCGATCTACTCGCCGGACGACGTCGACGAGCACTTGGACATCGCGATCGAGTGGTTCTTGGAGGAAAACGCCGAGTACGATCCCGACGCCAACAGGGTGACGATCCCCCGGTTCTTCCGGCGCTACCGCGGCGATTTCGGCGGCAAGCGGGGCATCGTCGAATTCCTCCGGCGTTACAACGCGATCCCGGGGGATGCGACCCCGTCGATCGAGTGTGAGGCGTCGGCCCGCGCCCCGGATTTCGACATCGAGGTCGACCGGGACGAGTTACACGAGTTGCGCCGATAG
- a CDS encoding RNA 2'-phosphotransferase — MTEPIRDCEDHGPFATDDGRCPVCGARGDQVVSGSRRRRLSTFLSGALRHFPDDVGLEPDGRGWVPDEDLVAAARRKYDWADERRVDAVIATDPKGRFERTASTGTDTGTSTGDDLESSADRHLVRAAYGHSIDVSLEPTDAPVPDRLYHGTAPDNLSSIREEGLLPMARQQVHLSGSREAARRVGRRHAAEPVVLVVDAAAMLADGHRIAKRGAETYTTDRVPAQYLSRSSD, encoded by the coding sequence GTGACGGAACCGATCCGCGACTGCGAGGACCACGGGCCGTTCGCGACGGACGACGGACGCTGTCCCGTCTGCGGCGCACGCGGTGACCAGGTGGTCTCGGGCTCGCGACGCCGCCGGCTCTCGACGTTCCTCAGCGGCGCGCTCCGGCACTTCCCGGACGACGTCGGCCTCGAGCCCGACGGCCGTGGCTGGGTGCCCGACGAGGACCTGGTCGCGGCGGCCCGTCGGAAGTACGACTGGGCCGACGAGCGCCGGGTCGACGCGGTGATCGCGACGGACCCGAAAGGACGGTTCGAGCGAACCGCCAGTACCGGTACCGATACCGGTACCAGTACCGGCGACGACCTCGAGTCGTCCGCCGACCGCCACCTCGTCCGTGCGGCCTACGGCCACTCCATCGACGTCTCGCTCGAGCCGACCGACGCCCCCGTCCCGGATCGGCTCTACCACGGCACCGCGCCCGACAACCTGTCGTCGATCCGCGAGGAGGGGCTGTTGCCGATGGCCCGCCAGCAGGTCCACCTCTCGGGAAGCCGCGAGGCCGCACGGCGAGTCGGCCGCCGACACGCCGCGGAGCCCGTCGTCCTCGTCGTCGACGCCGCGGCGATGCTCGCGGACGGCCACCGGATCGCGAAGCGGGGCGCTGAGACGTACACGACCGATCGCGTTCCGGCACAGTACCTCTCGCGCTCGAGCGACTAG
- a CDS encoding MFS transporter, producing MERVRSRLPTVLGELRSNRSFLRLLAGRLVTNAGDSLYYIAAMWLVFELTGSPLYTGLAGFFVRAPSALSVLTGPLVDRWSLRRVLVGTQLINGLLVLAVPVAAWTGRLSVWVVLALLPVVTFVNQFVYPAQNAALPRIVDDDDLAKANSLLSAAYQGADMVFNAASGVLIALVGAVTLFVVDSITFGVALLLFAGVSVASVPDPAENDAEDVDTNPDPDPDTDPDREPDAPGPIANYRSELAAGIGYVRGSLLIVLLIGVVVANFTAGAMLGVLPAFADTVGGPDAFGILMAAYAGGSFAGTVLASRLEDLPLGRFAAAGNVLSGTLLAAALVLSWFPLTVGLFFLTFVPVGAFNVLFWTMLQSAVDDDLLGRVSSLVTSAATVAIPVGSAVGGAVAGVVGSRFVMFGWAVGNLFFGLYVTARPALRTLPPASEISAAMLRLGDETGPAVDKDPDSDAPPTDAVGASDP from the coding sequence ATGGAACGCGTGCGCTCGCGGCTGCCGACGGTACTTGGGGAGTTGCGCTCGAACCGGTCGTTTCTCCGACTGCTCGCCGGTCGACTGGTGACGAACGCCGGCGACAGCCTCTATTATATCGCCGCGATGTGGCTCGTCTTCGAACTGACCGGCTCGCCGTTGTACACCGGGCTCGCCGGATTCTTCGTGCGCGCACCGTCCGCCCTCTCCGTTCTCACCGGGCCGCTCGTCGACCGGTGGTCGCTCCGGCGCGTCCTCGTCGGCACGCAGTTGATAAACGGGCTGCTGGTGCTCGCGGTGCCCGTCGCTGCCTGGACCGGCCGGCTCTCGGTGTGGGTCGTCCTCGCGCTATTGCCGGTCGTGACGTTCGTCAACCAGTTCGTCTACCCCGCACAGAACGCCGCGCTCCCGCGGATCGTCGACGACGACGATCTCGCGAAGGCGAACTCGCTTTTGTCCGCGGCCTACCAGGGCGCGGACATGGTGTTCAACGCGGCCAGCGGCGTCCTCATCGCGCTCGTCGGCGCGGTGACGTTGTTCGTGGTCGACTCGATCACGTTCGGCGTCGCGTTGCTCCTCTTTGCCGGGGTCTCGGTTGCGTCGGTGCCCGACCCTGCGGAGAACGACGCCGAGGACGTTGACACCAACCCCGACCCCGACCCCGATACCGATCCCGACCGCGAACCGGACGCCCCGGGCCCGATAGCGAACTATCGGTCGGAACTCGCGGCCGGAATCGGCTACGTCCGCGGCTCGCTGTTGATCGTCCTCCTGATCGGGGTCGTGGTGGCGAACTTCACCGCGGGCGCGATGCTCGGCGTACTGCCGGCGTTCGCCGATACCGTCGGCGGCCCGGACGCCTTCGGGATCCTGATGGCGGCCTACGCAGGCGGCTCGTTCGCCGGGACCGTGCTGGCGTCGCGCCTCGAGGACCTCCCGCTCGGTCGGTTCGCGGCGGCCGGCAACGTCCTCTCCGGAACGTTGCTGGCAGCGGCGCTCGTCCTCTCGTGGTTCCCCCTCACCGTCGGGCTGTTTTTCCTGACGTTCGTCCCCGTCGGGGCGTTCAACGTCCTCTTCTGGACGATGCTCCAGTCCGCGGTCGACGACGACCTCCTCGGCCGAGTCTCCTCGCTGGTCACGAGCGCCGCGACGGTCGCGATCCCGGTCGGCTCTGCCGTCGGCGGCGCAGTCGCCGGCGTCGTCGGCAGCCGATTCGTCATGTTCGGCTGGGCCGTGGGTAACCTCTTTTTCGGGCTCTACGTCACCGCGCGTCCGGCGCTCCGAACGCTGCCGCCCGCATCCGAGATTTCCGCCGCGATGTTGCGACTTGGGGACGAGACCGGTCCCGCCGTCGACAAAGACCCCGACAGCGACGCCCCACCGACCGACGCCGTCGGCGCGAGCGATCCCTAG
- a CDS encoding AI-2E family transporter, with product MNLSRGYLIALVLVFAYLSWQLVTPFLQYVLAAILVAFMLSPLQRRLEQRISDAVAAFALVVFALVVLVVPFVVVVAVVAGDAADMFQQVDPENLGTSEIESRIEEELGITVDIAGTVADSAEQIGTILVERTAAWFSVFTHAMIGIGLALFLIYYLLRDGDRLLVWLHERTPLPDDVQSDLYDELERVTWAVLAGHVLIAVVQGTIAGLGLFATGIPNAAFWTFVMIVLSLIPLIGSFLVWAPAVGYLLITGAPVLAVGLAVYSTIIVGATDDYLRPIVVDRYAKISPAVIILGVLGGIYAFGIMGLFFGPVVVGALIAVLRVVDEHYDRLEGKTGTEY from the coding sequence GTGAACCTCAGCCGAGGCTATCTTATCGCGCTCGTCTTGGTCTTCGCGTATCTCTCCTGGCAACTGGTAACTCCCTTCCTCCAGTACGTCCTCGCGGCCATCCTGGTCGCGTTCATGCTGTCGCCGCTGCAGCGGCGCCTCGAACAGCGGATTTCGGACGCTGTCGCGGCGTTTGCCCTCGTTGTGTTCGCACTCGTGGTGCTCGTCGTTCCGTTCGTCGTCGTCGTCGCCGTCGTGGCGGGCGACGCGGCCGACATGTTCCAGCAGGTCGACCCGGAGAACCTCGGGACGAGCGAGATCGAGAGTCGCATCGAGGAGGAACTCGGCATCACGGTCGACATCGCCGGGACGGTGGCCGACTCCGCCGAGCAGATCGGGACGATCCTGGTCGAGCGGACCGCGGCGTGGTTCAGCGTGTTCACCCACGCCATGATCGGCATTGGACTGGCACTGTTCCTGATCTACTACCTGCTCAGGGACGGCGACCGTCTGCTCGTGTGGCTCCACGAACGGACGCCATTGCCGGACGACGTCCAGAGCGACCTCTACGACGAACTCGAGCGTGTGACGTGGGCGGTTCTGGCCGGCCACGTCCTGATCGCAGTCGTACAGGGTACGATCGCGGGGCTTGGCCTGTTCGCGACGGGAATCCCCAACGCCGCGTTCTGGACGTTCGTCATGATCGTGTTGTCGCTGATACCGCTGATCGGATCGTTCCTGGTCTGGGCCCCTGCCGTCGGCTACCTCCTGATTACCGGCGCACCAGTGCTGGCCGTTGGGCTGGCGGTCTACAGCACCATCATCGTCGGCGCTACGGACGACTACCTCCGCCCGATCGTCGTCGACCGGTACGCCAAGATCAGTCCGGCAGTCATCATCCTCGGCGTCCTCGGTGGGATCTACGCGTTCGGGATCATGGGTCTGTTCTTCGGGCCCGTCGTCGTCGGCGCGCTGATTGCCGTCCTCCGGGTCGTCGACGAGCACTACGACCGACTCGAGGGCAAAACCGGTACCGAGTACTGA
- a CDS encoding DUF7351 domain-containing protein: MTADDGTEVVVERLTPEESFERLAHGIRLRTIRVLDEAGPLSHGTLRERVGVDDPGQFNYHLQKLEGQFVRDGDDGYDLTPAGRRVVGAILSGGYTSDLTGETVPADADCLRCGGPLETHFEDGAVSVSCRDCGTRFNRVDIPPGVLETRDLEDVHGVVDRWVKRRLTAVQYGFCHRCDGPISQRVLRAVDDDWEGGVPDWLSSLPVDAVLRHRCVRCDVERHALVAAVAVLEPAVVGFHHEHGIDVRETPLPDLEWLEMGVTSVESIDPLFVSVPVTLGDETLVVSFDAEFSLVDERRTRADDPSANG; the protein is encoded by the coding sequence ATGACCGCAGACGACGGAACGGAGGTCGTCGTCGAGCGGCTCACGCCAGAGGAGTCGTTCGAACGGTTGGCCCACGGGATCAGGCTCCGAACGATCCGCGTTCTCGACGAGGCGGGACCGCTCTCCCACGGCACCCTCCGAGAGCGCGTCGGCGTCGACGACCCCGGACAGTTCAACTACCACCTGCAGAAACTCGAGGGACAGTTCGTTCGCGACGGCGACGACGGCTACGACCTCACGCCGGCCGGCCGGCGCGTCGTCGGCGCCATCCTCTCGGGCGGATACACGAGCGACCTGACCGGCGAGACCGTCCCCGCCGACGCCGACTGCCTGCGGTGTGGTGGGCCCCTCGAGACCCACTTCGAGGACGGTGCGGTCTCCGTTTCCTGTCGGGATTGCGGGACGCGGTTCAACAGGGTCGACATCCCGCCCGGGGTACTCGAGACCCGCGACCTCGAGGACGTCCACGGGGTCGTAGATCGGTGGGTGAAACGCCGGCTCACCGCCGTCCAGTACGGGTTCTGTCACCGCTGTGACGGCCCCATCAGCCAGCGGGTGCTCCGCGCGGTCGACGACGACTGGGAGGGGGGCGTCCCCGACTGGCTCTCGTCGTTGCCGGTAGACGCCGTCCTTCGGCACCGCTGTGTCCGCTGTGACGTCGAACGTCACGCCCTCGTGGCGGCGGTCGCGGTCCTCGAACCGGCAGTCGTCGGGTTCCACCACGAACACGGGATCGACGTCCGCGAGACGCCGCTTCCCGACCTCGAGTGGCTCGAGATGGGCGTGACGAGCGTCGAATCGATCGACCCCCTGTTCGTCTCGGTTCCCGTGACGCTCGGGGACGAAACGCTCGTGGTGTCGTTCGACGCCGAGTTTTCGCTGGTCGACGAACGACGAACTCGAGCGGACGACCCCTCGGCGAACGGATAG
- a CDS encoding DUF1508 domain-containing protein has protein sequence MTDSRTDADRTVERAIDRADLARAFRSFAGALEDGVPVRIADEKGSVSAAVGQRVTLEAGVARDVEGVSGEADGDSDPSTAGLTIDLEWDDPDGSSVRATSREGEDNGEGTDPNGRPTDVVLSPERPSDDASEDSAMATMPPEGVVRDRDASGWTADSTGGADRSDRTPRAAGDAAEDQPDEPTDAGGGREWRWRLVHWNGNIVADSGEGYASRSNAERAVRSVKRIAPAANTVRVADDAE, from the coding sequence GTGACCGATTCACGAACCGACGCCGACCGAACAGTCGAGCGTGCGATCGACCGAGCCGATCTCGCGCGGGCCTTCCGCTCGTTCGCGGGTGCACTCGAGGACGGCGTTCCCGTCCGGATCGCCGACGAAAAGGGGAGCGTCAGCGCGGCAGTGGGGCAGCGGGTCACCCTCGAAGCGGGCGTCGCCCGCGACGTCGAGGGAGTATCCGGCGAAGCCGACGGCGACAGCGACCCGTCGACAGCGGGGCTCACGATCGACCTCGAGTGGGACGATCCGGACGGCTCGAGCGTACGGGCGACGTCCCGGGAGGGCGAGGATAACGGCGAGGGAACCGACCCCAACGGCCGACCCACCGACGTCGTTCTGTCGCCGGAGCGACCGTCGGACGACGCCTCGGAGGATTCGGCAATGGCAACGATGCCGCCGGAGGGGGTCGTCCGCGACCGCGACGCGAGCGGCTGGACGGCCGACTCGACGGGTGGTGCCGACCGATCCGACCGTACCCCGCGGGCTGCCGGCGACGCGGCCGAGGACCAGCCGGACGAACCGACCGACGCCGGCGGGGGGAGGGAGTGGCGCTGGCGGTTGGTCCACTGGAACGGGAACATCGTCGCCGACAGCGGCGAGGGCTACGCCTCGCGGAGCAACGCCGAGCGGGCCGTCCGGAGCGTAAAACGGATCGCCCCGGCCGCGAACACGGTCCGGGTCGCCGACGACGCGGAATAA
- the nadA gene encoding quinolinate synthase NadA, which produces MVKMETAELETDLSLFKYDNLEQLPPQYRELEESERTARIEAALEELGDDVVVLGHNYQRREIVEHADFVGDSYQLSKEAAEADAEYVVFGGVTFMAESADIITDDQTVILPSMEASCPMAGMAEALQVDSAWAEITAATPDADIIPITYMNSYADLKAFCASQGGLVCTSSNAHRAFEWAFERGDKVLFLPDKHLGENTAHRLEMEDEIAEWDPWDPEGKDAAEVAESDIILWDGYCQVHERFRADHIDRVREANPGANVVVHPECRREVVEAADVVGSTSTICETVENADPGETWAIGTEIHLTNHLQRWHPEVEVLPLCGEACMDCNAMRQIDPNYLAWVLEELAEGRERNVIEVAPEEKELAAVALDRMLEI; this is translated from the coding sequence ATGGTCAAGATGGAAACCGCGGAGCTAGAGACTGATCTCAGTTTGTTCAAATACGACAACCTCGAGCAGTTGCCGCCCCAGTACCGGGAGCTCGAGGAGTCCGAACGAACGGCACGCATCGAGGCGGCGCTCGAGGAACTCGGCGACGACGTCGTCGTCCTCGGGCACAATTACCAGCGGCGGGAGATCGTCGAGCACGCCGACTTCGTCGGCGACTCCTACCAGCTCTCGAAGGAGGCGGCCGAAGCCGACGCGGAGTACGTCGTCTTCGGCGGCGTGACGTTCATGGCCGAGAGCGCGGACATCATCACCGACGACCAGACGGTGATCCTCCCGTCGATGGAGGCGTCCTGCCCGATGGCGGGGATGGCCGAGGCCCTGCAGGTCGACAGCGCCTGGGCCGAGATCACGGCGGCCACGCCGGACGCCGACATTATCCCGATCACCTACATGAACTCCTACGCGGACCTGAAGGCCTTCTGTGCGAGCCAGGGCGGGCTCGTCTGTACCTCCTCGAACGCCCACAGGGCCTTCGAGTGGGCCTTCGAGCGCGGCGACAAGGTCCTGTTCCTGCCCGACAAGCACCTCGGTGAGAACACGGCCCACCGGCTCGAGATGGAGGACGAGATCGCCGAGTGGGACCCCTGGGATCCCGAAGGCAAGGATGCCGCCGAGGTCGCCGAAAGCGACATCATCCTCTGGGACGGCTACTGCCAGGTCCACGAGCGGTTCCGGGCCGACCACATCGATCGGGTTCGCGAAGCGAACCCCGGTGCAAACGTCGTCGTCCACCCCGAGTGTCGCCGCGAGGTCGTCGAGGCCGCGGACGTCGTCGGCTCGACGAGCACGATCTGTGAAACCGTCGAGAACGCCGACCCCGGCGAGACGTGGGCCATCGGCACCGAGATCCACCTCACGAACCACCTCCAGCGGTGGCATCCCGAGGTCGAGGTGCTCCCGCTCTGTGGCGAGGCCTGCATGGACTGCAACGCCATGCGCCAGATCGACCCCAACTACCTCGCGTGGGTCCTCGAGGAACTCGCCGAGGGCCGCGAACGCAACGTGATCGAGGTCGCACCGGAGGAGAAAGAACTCGCGGCGGTCGCGCTCGACCGAATGCTCGAGATCTAA
- a CDS encoding L-aspartate oxidase — protein MTDTTHETADVLVVGSGIAGCAAALAAAREGSDVLLLTKAERPDDASTDWAQGGISTTRGDPESLKEDVLEASDGTADPAAVDVLVENADDAVEDVLVDTLEIPFDETDDGEFDYTREAAHSEHRILHVDAATGSHILRPFLAHVDDHDRIEVRQDTAALELIADEGRVHGVVTDESATGHPIYAGTTILATGGIGALYGRSTNPEGATGDGIAMAALAGATVDDLEYVQFHPTAYAGSEAQRGSKRSGEAAERDTFLLSEALRGEGAVLLNGNGERFMEDYHPDAELAPRDVVARAVAAEREATGEVVLDVSPLEFESEYPGIAEKCRDRGIEGSEIPVAPCEHFLCGGIDVDDRGRTSLERLYAVGECARTGVHGANRLASTSLLEGLVWGLRAGEDAAATDATPERVEAPELRDSDPDLPERFAAEKFTRLRRTMDEYLGLERDPDEVARASAVLRRLKGEVDAYVRTRTARDLYELRNASVVALLIARAASENEESTGCHYVVDEAEEETTDPEPATADRP, from the coding sequence ATGACCGACACCACCCACGAGACCGCGGACGTCCTCGTCGTCGGCAGCGGCATCGCCGGCTGTGCGGCCGCGCTTGCCGCCGCGCGCGAGGGCTCGGACGTACTGCTCCTGACCAAGGCCGAACGCCCCGACGACGCCAGCACCGACTGGGCACAGGGCGGCATCTCGACGACGCGCGGGGATCCCGAGAGCCTGAAGGAGGACGTCCTCGAGGCCAGCGACGGCACCGCCGACCCCGCGGCGGTCGACGTCCTCGTCGAGAACGCTGACGACGCCGTCGAGGACGTCCTCGTCGACACCCTCGAGATTCCGTTCGACGAAACCGACGACGGCGAGTTCGACTACACGCGGGAGGCGGCCCACTCCGAACATCGGATCCTCCACGTCGACGCCGCGACGGGGAGCCACATCCTGCGGCCGTTCCTGGCCCACGTGGACGACCACGACCGGATCGAGGTCCGACAGGACACCGCCGCCCTCGAGTTGATCGCCGACGAGGGTCGGGTCCACGGCGTCGTGACCGACGAGTCCGCGACGGGTCACCCGATCTACGCCGGGACGACTATCCTCGCAACCGGCGGGATCGGCGCGCTCTACGGGCGTTCGACGAACCCCGAGGGCGCGACCGGCGACGGGATCGCGATGGCCGCGCTCGCCGGCGCGACGGTCGACGACCTCGAGTACGTCCAGTTCCACCCGACGGCCTACGCGGGCAGCGAGGCGCAACGGGGCTCGAAACGGAGCGGCGAAGCCGCGGAGCGGGACACGTTCCTCCTCTCGGAAGCGCTGCGCGGCGAGGGCGCAGTATTGCTGAACGGGAACGGCGAGCGGTTCATGGAGGACTACCACCCCGACGCCGAACTCGCGCCCCGGGACGTCGTCGCCCGCGCCGTCGCGGCCGAGCGCGAGGCGACCGGCGAGGTCGTCCTCGACGTGAGCCCCCTCGAGTTCGAATCCGAGTACCCCGGGATCGCCGAGAAGTGCCGCGACCGCGGGATCGAGGGGTCGGAGATCCCCGTCGCCCCCTGCGAGCACTTCCTGTGTGGCGGAATCGACGTGGACGACCGCGGACGGACCTCGCTCGAGCGCCTGTACGCCGTCGGCGAGTGTGCCCGCACGGGCGTCCACGGCGCGAACCGGCTGGCGAGCACCAGCCTGCTCGAGGGGCTCGTCTGGGGCCTGCGGGCGGGCGAGGACGCGGCGGCCACGGACGCGACCCCCGAGCGGGTGGAGGCCCCCGAACTCCGCGACAGCGACCCGGACCTGCCCGAGCGCTTCGCCGCAGAGAAGTTCACCCGACTCCGGCGGACGATGGACGAGTACCTCGGCCTCGAGCGCGATCCCGACGAGGTCGCCCGCGCGAGCGCCGTCCTCCGGCGGCTCAAGGGCGAGGTCGACGCCTACGTCCGGACCCGGACGGCCCGAGACCTCTACGAACTGCGGAACGCAAGCGTCGTCGCGCTGTTGATCGCCCGGGCCGCGAGCGAGAACGAGGAGTCGACGGGGTGTCACTACGTCGTCGACGAGGCGGAGGAGGAAACGACCGACCCCGAACCGGCGACCGCCGATCGACCATGA
- the nadC gene encoding carboxylating nicotinate-nucleotide diphosphorylase, which produces MITDAQVERWLREDVGHHDVTNQVPGETTGRLVAKEAGIAAGLEAAEAVFDYLGVDVVDRLEEGTAVDPGDVALRVEGPAREVLRGERVAVNLAGHASGIATQTRRAVDEARTESDDVRIAATRKTTPGLRGLEKRAVVAGGGDTHRLDLSHMVMVKDNHVAELGLEDAVAHFRERTSFATKIEVEVETVEDAPRAAEAGADIVLLDNMAPDETAAAVDRLDEASTDALTEASGGIELEDVAAYAATGVDVVSMGSLTHSAPSLDLSFRTGD; this is translated from the coding sequence ATGATCACCGACGCACAGGTCGAACGCTGGCTCCGCGAGGACGTGGGCCACCACGACGTGACGAACCAGGTCCCCGGCGAGACGACCGGCCGCCTCGTCGCCAAGGAAGCGGGCATCGCCGCCGGTCTCGAGGCTGCCGAAGCCGTCTTCGACTACCTCGGCGTCGACGTCGTCGACCGACTCGAGGAGGGAACGGCCGTCGATCCCGGCGACGTGGCGCTTCGCGTCGAGGGGCCGGCTCGCGAGGTGCTCCGGGGCGAACGCGTCGCCGTAAACCTCGCCGGCCACGCCTCGGGGATCGCCACCCAAACTCGTCGCGCCGTCGACGAAGCGCGAACCGAGTCCGACGACGTCCGGATCGCCGCCACCCGCAAGACGACACCCGGCCTGCGCGGCCTCGAGAAGCGGGCCGTCGTCGCGGGCGGGGGCGACACCCACCGGCTCGACCTCTCGCACATGGTGATGGTCAAGGACAACCACGTCGCCGAGCTGGGCCTCGAGGACGCCGTCGCGCACTTCCGCGAGCGCACGTCGTTCGCGACGAAGATCGAGGTCGAGGTCGAGACGGTCGAGGACGCGCCGCGAGCGGCCGAGGCCGGCGCCGATATCGTCCTGCTGGACAACATGGCCCCCGACGAAACCGCGGCGGCCGTCGATCGACTCGACGAGGCGAGTACCGACGCGCTGACCGAGGCCAGCGGCGGCATCGAACTCGAGGACGTGGCCGCGTACGCGGCGACCGGCGTCGACGTGGTCTCGATGGGGTCGCTGACCCACTCGGCACCGTCGCTGGATCTCTCCTTTCGGACCGGCGACTGA
- a CDS encoding HNH endonuclease — protein sequence MPSPDPEPRGDRAAVFDRDDRTCRRCGASDDADGLCLYPVGDVPLEGTVHESALVTVCNSCFAGLERTPTPDSLRLEADDLFDLVRETTQRQGVTVSAVASFASLATSLPAELDAESTDSDPAAEYVQARREVLLAMDSVPSRLERLSAVETGHLEADVASDRADNEPPLAEPLEGLTDAATRLQSELRDLIALAEAVAVGLDRCQGCLEPFDVPDSDTEEPRQCPTCGLEPCDAGRWRGADGAVVFDRLYDEINAELQNASDTTEELTEGAAAVAERLAVESDPGN from the coding sequence GTGCCTTCCCCGGATCCGGAGCCACGCGGCGACCGAGCCGCCGTGTTCGATCGAGACGACCGTACCTGCAGGCGCTGTGGCGCGAGCGACGACGCCGACGGGCTTTGCCTTTACCCCGTCGGCGACGTTCCCCTCGAGGGAACCGTCCACGAGAGCGCGCTCGTCACCGTCTGTAACTCCTGTTTCGCCGGGCTGGAGCGGACGCCGACGCCCGACTCGCTCCGGCTCGAGGCCGACGACCTCTTCGACCTCGTCCGCGAGACGACCCAGCGACAGGGCGTGACGGTGTCGGCCGTCGCCTCCTTCGCGTCGCTCGCGACGTCGCTGCCGGCCGAACTCGATGCCGAGTCGACCGATTCCGACCCGGCGGCCGAGTACGTGCAGGCCCGCCGCGAGGTGCTGCTCGCGATGGACTCCGTACCGTCCCGGCTCGAGCGCCTCTCGGCCGTCGAGACGGGGCACCTCGAGGCCGACGTCGCCAGCGACCGTGCCGACAACGAACCCCCGCTCGCGGAACCGCTCGAGGGCCTCACCGACGCGGCGACGCGGCTCCAGTCGGAACTGCGGGACCTGATCGCACTCGCCGAAGCGGTCGCGGTCGGCCTCGATCGCTGTCAGGGGTGTCTCGAGCCGTTCGACGTCCCCGACTCGGATACCGAAGAGCCCCGTCAGTGTCCGACCTGCGGCCTCGAGCCCTGCGACGCCGGCCGGTGGCGAGGGGCCGACGGCGCGGTGGTCTTCGACCGCCTCTACGACGAGATCAACGCCGAGCTCCAGAACGCGTCGGACACCACGGAGGAACTAACCGAGGGCGCGGCCGCCGTCGCCGAACGGCTCGCGGTCGAGTCCGACCCCGGGAACTGA